A genomic region of Zea mays cultivar B73 chromosome 6, Zm-B73-REFERENCE-NAM-5.0, whole genome shotgun sequence contains the following coding sequences:
- the LOC100273984 gene encoding O-sialoglycoprotein endopeptidase isoform X1, which yields MSSSPSPANRRPRGPLALGLESSANKIGIGVVSLSGDILSNPRHTYVTPPGHGFLPRETAQHHLAHLLPLLRAALAESGVAPADLACVCYTKGPGMGGPLQVAAAAARALSLLWRKPLVAVNHCVAHIEMGRAVTGAVDPVVLYVSGGNTQVIAYSEGRYRIFGETIDIAVGNCLDRFARVLELSNDPSPGYNIEQLAKKGEKFIDVPYVVKGMDVSFSGILSFIEAAAIEKLKNNECTPADLCYSLQETIFAMLVEITERAMAHCDSKDVLIVGGVGCNERLQEMMKIMCSERGGRLFATDDRYCIDNGAMIAYTGLLAYAHGMTTPLEESTFTQRFRTDEVHAIWREKEMPVLNNTHSDAIAEVSKDEASMATPIVIDY from the exons atgtCCTCGTCTCCGTCCCCGGCGAACCGCCGTCCCCGGGGCCCGCTTGCGCTGGGGCTGGAGTCCTCGGCGAACAAGATCGGCATCGGCGTGGTCTCCCTCTCGGGTGACATCCTCTCCAACCCGCGCCACACCTACGTGACACCGCCGGGTCATGGATTCCTTCCCCGGGAGACCGCGCAGCACCACCTCGCgcacctcctccctctcctccgcgCCGCGCTCGCTGAGTCCGGTGTGGCCCCCGCTGACCTCGCATGCGTCTGCTACACTAAAGGCCCCGGCATGGGCGGCCCTCTCCAGGTCGCCGCCGCAGCCGCCCGCGCGCTCTCCCTGTTATGGAGGAAGCCTCTCGTGGCGGTCAACCACTGCGTTGCGCACATCGAGATGGGCCGCGCGGTCACTGGGGCCGTGGACCCCGTTGTACTCTACGTCTCCGGCGGAAACACGCAGGTTATCGCCTACAGCGAGGGGAGGTACAGGATCTTCGGGGAAACGATTGATATTGCCGTCGGGAACTGCCTTGACCGATTCGCCAGGGTCCTAGAGCTCTCCAATGACCCTAGCCCCGGGTATAACATCGAGCAG CTTGCAAAGAAGGGAGAAAAATTCATTGATGTCCCTTATGTTGTGAAGGGTATGGATGTGTCATTCAGTGGCATATTGAGCTTTATTGAAGCTGCGGCGATTGAAAAGCTTAAAAATAATGAGTGCACACCTGCGGACCTATGCTACTCATTGCAG GAAACTATCTTTGCCATGCTTGTCGAAATTACTGAACGTGCCATGGCACACTGTGATTCAAAGGACGTTCTTATTGTTGGTGGCGTCGGTTGCAACGAACGTTTACAGGAGATGATGAAGATTATGTGCTCAGAAAGAGGGGGTAGGCTGTTTGCAACTGATGACCGCTATTGTATAGACAATGGGGCAATGATTGCATATACTGGTTTACTGGCGTATGCACATGGCATGACCACTCCCCTTGAGGAGTCGACATTTACACAAAGATTCCGAACTGATGAAGTTCATGCAATTTGGAGAGAGAAGGAGATGCCGGTGCTAAATAATACCCATTCAGATGCAATTGCTGAAGTTTCTAAAGATGAAGCCTCCATGGCAACACCAATCGTTATAGATTACTGA